One window of the Oncorhynchus mykiss isolate Arlee chromosome 5, USDA_OmykA_1.1, whole genome shotgun sequence genome contains the following:
- the LOC110524435 gene encoding torsin-1A — protein MFFYPLLSIFWAVSAKADFFQFDSISNVSTYYFNYIYCNIWEGECQQNQDDATQQVPTRDLWAAFPQDYISLLSQWYCSLGQCCESGDCRITNNITGLASDLQLKLHGQHLAQSVVLKAVQGFISNPESNKPLTLSFHGCSGTGKNFVTRIVADNLYRDGVKSECVRLFIAPFHFPHARLVDTYKGQLREAIRDMVLRCPQTLFIFDEAEKLHPGLIDAIKPYMDHYDNVDGVSYRRAVFLFLSNIGGTTVNDVALDFWHSGQNREDIGMEDLEHRLRAEAMDSQGGFAQSELMSGHLIDFFVPFLPLEYRHVKLCARDAYAARGLEPDEGTLDEVAKAMLYTPKEERLFSAQGCKSIPQRINFFLP, from the exons ATGTTCTTCTACCCACTATTGTCCATATTTTGGGCTGTTTCTGCAAAGGCAGATTTCTTTCAATTTGACAGTATTTCTAATGTATCTACGTATTATTTCAATTATATTTATTGTAATATATGGGAAGGGGAGTGTCAACAGAATCAAGATGATGCGACTCAGCAAG TACCTACTAGGGACCTATGGGCAGCATTCCCTCAAGACTATATCAGTTTGCTGTCACAGTGGTATTGCAGCCTGGGACAGTGCTGTGAATCAGGGGATTGTCGGATAACAAATAATATTACAG GTCTGGCTAGTGATCTACAGCTAAAGCTTCATGGGCAGCACCTTGCCCAATCAGTGGTTCTGAAGGCTGTGCAGGGCTTCATCAGTAACCCTGAATCCAATAAGCCATTGACCCTCTCCTTCCATGGCTGCTCCGGCACCGGCAAGAACTTTGTGACCCGGATTGTAGCTGACAACTTGTACCGGGACGGGGTGAAGAGCGAGTGTGTGCGTCTGTTCATCGCCCCATTCCATTTCCCCCATGCCAGACTAGTGGACACGTACAAG GGCCAGCTCAGAGAAGCTATCCGGGACATGGTGCTGCGTTGCCCACAGACACTTTTCATCTTTGATGAGGCTGAGAAACTGCACCCCGGCCTTATAGATGCTATCAAGCCCTATATGGACCATTATGACAATGTGGATGGGGTCAGCTATAGGAGGGCTGTCTTCTTATTCCTCAG TAATATAGGTGGGACCACCGTCAACGATGTGGCCTTGGACTTCTGGCACTCAGGGCAAAACAGAGAGGACATTGGGATGGAGGACTTGGAACACCGGCTACGTGCTGAAGCTATGGATTCTCAAG GAGGCTTTGCACAGAGTGAACTGATGTCAGGTCACCTTATTGACTTCTTTGTGCCCTTCCTACCTCTGGAGTACCGTCATGTCAAGCTCTGTGCCCGTGATGCCTATGCAGCGCGGGGTCTGGAGCCAGACGAGGGAACACTGGACGAAGTGGCGAAGGCCATGCTATATACACCCAAGGAGGAGAGGCTGTTCTCTGCCCAAGGCTGCAAATCCATACCACAGAGGATCAATTTCTTCCTACCCTAA
- the LOC110524436 gene encoding oxysterol-binding protein-related protein 9 isoform X6, protein MVESIKHCIVLLQIAKDQSNEQQHAYGLISTINPVDGIFQPQDTSLVNLAMPTQTTLPKDGSKICKGEQRPSTLSVGPVVTVMGSLQTPTPNSTGSGPSAPSSSVASPSHMTITSHSVPDFSYSSSEDEFYDADEFSQNSTSPKHFLDPSRPSAALPHSDDGTVLKRPNTNESLDSSMSNGTTDADQFDSHDDEAEDQGESVEEHKSVIMHLLSQVRLGMDLTKVVLPTFILERRSLLEMYADFFAHPDLFVSIADQLEPKERMVQMVKWYMSAFHAGRKSSVAKKPYNPILGEVFFCHWDLPSESEEPTAVEPSSEGPVPWSSANSVSFVAEQVSHHPPISAFYAECLSKKIQFNAHIWTKSKFLGMSIGVHNIGQGCVSCLEHDEHYILTFPNGYGRSILTVPWVELGGECNINCSKTGYSASIVFHTKPFYGGKKHRITAEIFPPNDKKSFCSIEGEWNGVMHAKWASGENSLFIDTKKMGCIKKKVRKLEDQLEYESRSLWKDVTVSLKSRDIDAATEAKHRLEEKQRGEARERKENEMQWETRLFHEDGECWVYDEPLLKRTGSQRH, encoded by the exons AGCACCATCAACCCAGTGGATGGGATATTTCAGCCTCAGGACACTTCTTTAGTCAACTTAGCCATGCCAACACAGACCACCCTTCCCAAAG ATGGCTCCAAGATTTGTAAAGGAGAACAGCGGCCATCCACTCTATCAGTGGGGCCTGTTGTCACGGTGATGGGCAGCCTGCAGACGCCGACCCCCAACAGcacag gGAGTGGCCCCTCGGCGCCCAGCAGCAGCGTTGCCTCCCCCAGTCACATGACCATCACCTCCCACTCGGTCCCTGACTTCTCTTACTCCAGCAGTGAAGACGAGTTCTATGACGCTGACGAGTTCTCCCAGAACAGCACGTCTCCCAAACACTTCCTAGA TCCCTCTAGGCCTTCTGCTGCTTTGCCTCACAGCGATGATGGAACAGTGCTGAAACGACCAAACACTAACGAGTCCCTCGACTCCTCCATGTCTAACGGCACCACTGAcgcag ATCAATTTGACAGCCATGATGATGAGGCGGAGGATCAGGGGGAGTCTGTGGAGGAGCACAAGAGTGTCATCATGCACCTGCTGTCCCAGGTGCGACTAGGCATGGACCTCACCAAG gtGGTCCTGCCCACATTTATCTTGGAGAGGAGGTCTTTGCTGGAGATGTATGCTGACTTCTTTGCACATCCGGATTTGTTTGTCAG TATCGCGGATCAACTGGAACCCAAAGAGCGCATGGTGCAGATGGTAAAATGGTACATGTCAGCCTTCCACGCAGGGAGGAAAAGCTCAGTGGCCAAGAAGCCTTACAACCCCATCCTGGGAGAGGTTTTCTTCTGCCACTGGGACCTGCCTTCAGAGAGTGAGGAGCCCACTGCAGTG GAGCCATCGTCAGAGGGTCCAGTGCCATGGTCTTCAGCCAACAGTGTGTCTTTTGTAGCAGAGCAGGTCTCTCATCACCCCCCCA TTTCTGCATTCTACGCAGAGTGTCTGAGCAAAAAGATTCAGTTCAACGCCCACATTTGGACCAAGTCAAAGTTCTTAGGAATGTCAATTGGAGTCCACAATATTGGCCAGG gctgtgtgtcctgtctggaACATGACGAGCACTACATACTCACCTTCCCCAATGGCTATGGCAG GTCGATCCTGACTGTCCCATGGGTGGAGTTGGGTGGAGAGTGTAACATCAACTGCTCCAAAACGGGCTACAGTGCCAGCATTGTGTTTCACACTAAGCCCTTCTACGGTGGCAAGAAGCACAGGATCACCGCTGAGATCTT TCCTCCCAATGACAAGAAGTCGTTCTGCTCCATTGAAGGAGAGTGGAATGGAGTTATGCACGCTAAGTGGGCATCTGGG GAAAACTCCTTGTTCATTGACACGAAGAAAATGGGCTGTATCAAGAAGAAGGTGAGGAAGTTGGAGGACCAGTTGGAGTATGAGTCCCGCAG CCTGTGGAAGGATGTGACGGTCAGCCTGAAGTCGAGAGACATCGATGCAGCAACGGAAGCAAAGCACAGGCTGGAGGAGAAGCAGAGGGGGGAGGccagggagaggaaggaaaatgaaATGCAGTGGGAAACTAGG TTGTTCCATGAGGATGGAGAGTGCTGGGTCTACGATGAGCCTCTACTGAAAAGAACTGGATCACAGAGGCACTGA